The Toxorhynchites rutilus septentrionalis strain SRP chromosome 3, ASM2978413v1, whole genome shotgun sequence genome includes a region encoding these proteins:
- the LOC129776378 gene encoding syntaxin-5 isoform X2 produces MTARDRSTEFANAIRSLQGRNIQRAVNLRDPRKAKQLQSYSEFMMIAKHIGKNVASTYAKLEKLTLLAKRKTLFDDRPAEIQELTYIIKGDLNSLNQQIARLQEVSKSQRKSNTGKHLLSHSSNMVVALQAKLANMSSDFKQVLEVRTENLKQQKNRRDQFSQGPISSSLPPSAMRGSTQGSLLLQEQDQVSIDMNMTVGSNSERVPLLQQQQQQQQQLVLYDESDNYVQERAETMQNIESTIVELGGIFQQLAHMVKEQEEMVERIDTNLQDVEMNVEAAHGEILKYFQSVTKNRWLMIKIFGILILFFIFFVIFLA; encoded by the exons ATGACGGCCCGAGATCGATCAACGGAATTTGCCAATGCAATCCGATCACTGCAAGGCAGGAATATTCAGCGCGCAGTGAATTTACGTGATCCTCGGAAAGCGAAGCAACTTCAGAGCTATTCGGAGTTCATGATGATTGCAAAACATATAGGGAAGAATGTTGCAAGCACTTACGCGAAACTGGAGAAACTAACATTAC TGGCCAAACGCAAGACATTGTTCGACGACAGACCAGCAGAAATACAAGAATTAACGTATATCATCAAAGGTGATCTGAACTCATTGAATCAACAAATTGCCCGTTTACAAGAGGTATCCAAATCTCAACGAAAGTCCAACACTGGCAAACATCTGCTATCGCATTCCTCGAATATGGTTGTTGCGCTGCAAGCAAAACTGGCCAACATGAGTTCCGACTTCAAGCAGGTGCTGGAAGTGCGGACGGAAAACCTCAAACAACAGAAAAATCGTCGCGACCAG TTTAGTCAAGGCCCCATTTCGAGCAGTTTACCGCCTTCTGCGATGCGTGGATCAACGCAAGGTAGCCTACTACTACAGGAACAGGATCAAGTCAGCATCGATATGAATATGACTGTTGGCTCAAATTCTGAAAGAGTGCCTCTgctacagcagcagcaacaacaacagcaacagcttGTGCTTTACGATGAATCCGATAATTACGTACAAGAACGAGCTGAAACGATGCAAAACATTGAGAGTACGATTGTTGAACTCGGcggtatttttcaacaacttgccCACATGGTGAAGGAACAAGAAGAAATGGTGGAACGCATCGACACAAATTTGCAAGATGTCGAAATGAATGTCGAGGCAGCCCATGGGgagattctgaagtacttccaATCGGTTACAAAAAATCGCTGGTTGATGATCAAAATATTCGGCATTCTCATATTGTTCTTCATATTTTTTGTGATCTTTCTTGCATGA
- the LOC129776378 gene encoding syntaxin-5 isoform X1, which yields MQSKARRRFGPEENDEHFSVVTIGNSAGDNYQKKEDYKEKPKYPEATGSSWFPKIPQKFLSSVISSNTIGIDSFDLQKQPPTVSKIFTEDEDKENEPEFIMTARDRSTEFANAIRSLQGRNIQRAVNLRDPRKAKQLQSYSEFMMIAKHIGKNVASTYAKLEKLTLLAKRKTLFDDRPAEIQELTYIIKGDLNSLNQQIARLQEVSKSQRKSNTGKHLLSHSSNMVVALQAKLANMSSDFKQVLEVRTENLKQQKNRRDQFSQGPISSSLPPSAMRGSTQGSLLLQEQDQVSIDMNMTVGSNSERVPLLQQQQQQQQQLVLYDESDNYVQERAETMQNIESTIVELGGIFQQLAHMVKEQEEMVERIDTNLQDVEMNVEAAHGEILKYFQSVTKNRWLMIKIFGILILFFIFFVIFLA from the exons ATGCAATCAAAGGCTAGACGTCGTTTTGGCCCAGAAGAAAATGATGAACATTTTTCAGTGGTTACTATAGGCAACAGTGCTGGAGACAACTATCAAAAGAAGGAAGATTATAAGGAAAAACCGAAATACCCGGAGGCAACAGGAAGCAGTTGGTTTCCGAAAATTCCACAGAAGTTCCTCTCAAGCGTGATCAGCTCTAACACAATAGGAATCGATTCTTTTGATTTGCAGAAACAACCGCCAACTGTCAGCAAAATTTTTACTGAAGACGAAGACAAAGAAAACGAACCGGAGTTCATCATGACGGCCCGAGATCGATCAACGGAATTTGCCAATGCAATCCGATCACTGCAAGGCAGGAATATTCAGCGCGCAGTGAATTTACGTGATCCTCGGAAAGCGAAGCAACTTCAGAGCTATTCGGAGTTCATGATGATTGCAAAACATATAGGGAAGAATGTTGCAAGCACTTACGCGAAACTGGAGAAACTAACATTAC TGGCCAAACGCAAGACATTGTTCGACGACAGACCAGCAGAAATACAAGAATTAACGTATATCATCAAAGGTGATCTGAACTCATTGAATCAACAAATTGCCCGTTTACAAGAGGTATCCAAATCTCAACGAAAGTCCAACACTGGCAAACATCTGCTATCGCATTCCTCGAATATGGTTGTTGCGCTGCAAGCAAAACTGGCCAACATGAGTTCCGACTTCAAGCAGGTGCTGGAAGTGCGGACGGAAAACCTCAAACAACAGAAAAATCGTCGCGACCAG TTTAGTCAAGGCCCCATTTCGAGCAGTTTACCGCCTTCTGCGATGCGTGGATCAACGCAAGGTAGCCTACTACTACAGGAACAGGATCAAGTCAGCATCGATATGAATATGACTGTTGGCTCAAATTCTGAAAGAGTGCCTCTgctacagcagcagcaacaacaacagcaacagcttGTGCTTTACGATGAATCCGATAATTACGTACAAGAACGAGCTGAAACGATGCAAAACATTGAGAGTACGATTGTTGAACTCGGcggtatttttcaacaacttgccCACATGGTGAAGGAACAAGAAGAAATGGTGGAACGCATCGACACAAATTTGCAAGATGTCGAAATGAATGTCGAGGCAGCCCATGGGgagattctgaagtacttccaATCGGTTACAAAAAATCGCTGGTTGATGATCAAAATATTCGGCATTCTCATATTGTTCTTCATATTTTTTGTGATCTTTCTTGCATGA